The following proteins are encoded in a genomic region of Cryptomeria japonica chromosome 11, Sugi_1.0, whole genome shotgun sequence:
- the LOC131860311 gene encoding uncharacterized protein LOC131860311 produces the protein MVLPKAGAFLWTTLHGRILTGERLKLIRIARPNVCLLCKENEETVEHLLFWCSYTKKVWDWLLNNLQYESVRSQSLKGFLLAWPACYKKSKWSILWVVSSAMLVWHIWKERNRRVFNEEALSLDLLIPKIKTTIGEVINVKVVGRKYCAYSSWDKEMERLWNLTKISSYKFADKKQNRASTVWIPPIAGSLKVNFDGASCDNLGKSGYGTIIRDEFGNFVGANFGPLGITSNNMA, from the coding sequence ATGGTACTGCCCAAGGCAGGGGCATTCCTTTGGACAACATTGCATGGTCGAATTCTAACAGGTGAAAGGCTGAAACTTATTAGAATTGCAAGGCCAAATGTATGTTTACTATGCAAGGAAAATGAAGAGACTGTGGAGCATCTCTTGTTCTGGTGTTCATACACAAAAAAAGTTTGGGATTGGTTATTGAATAATTTGCAGTATGAATCGGTAAGAAGCCAATCACTAAAAGGTTTCTTATTGGCTTGGCCTGCCTGTTATAAGAAATCAAAATGGAGCATCTTGTGGGTGGTTAGTTCGGCCATGCTTGtatggcatatttggaaggagagaaatcgAAGAGTCTTCAATGAGGAAGCCTTATCTTTAGATCTACTAATTCCTAAAATCAAAACTACCATCGGAGAAGTCATTAACGTCAAAGTAGTGGGAAGGAAGTATTGTGCTTATTCTTCCTGGGACAAAGAAATGGAAAGGCTATGGAATTTGACGAAGATAAGTAGTTATAAGTTTGCCGATAAGAAGCAGAACAGAGCAAGTACAGTTTGGATTCCTCCTATAGCGGGAAGCTTGAAGGTTAATTTTGACGGGGCCAGCTGCGACAATCTTGGCAAATCGGGTTATGGCACCATTATTAGGGATGAATTTGGCAATTTTGTCGGAGCAAACTTCGGTCCCTTAGGAATCACTTCAAACAATATGGCATAA